The region TCGGTGTGACGGTGCCTGGTGAGGGTCGCTCccagggttgccatggagaCCTCCTCCTCATGCTAGAACATTGCCTAACTCCACAAACCTCGTAGGCACCAATGCCCAAGCTCATCTGTTGGTGATGAGTTTAACTGTTGTCAATGTGGTGTTCTCTCTCttactatcagtttagtatcagtccataggaaaattaacagaaagtataccgttgaataaaaatatagaaaaagtaaatttgtctggtacaatgtttaaataagcgccTCCCTTGAACAAGTGCCGCCctcaaataagcgccgcacttgtggcgtgaaaaattaaataagcaccagggcgcttattcgagtaaatacagTATCCCACAGACTCTAATTTAATTTCTGCAGTGTTTGCTGTAATGATAACTTTCTcttctttgcaaagaaaagttTGCAGGTAAACACACATGTATGGTCCAATGGGCTAATCTTAGCATTTATGGCAACTCATCCCGATAATCTAGGATTCTCCTGAATACAGAATCAATCTGCCAGTCTCCCTTATGGTTACCAAATTGCCCAGATAAAAACCACTTGgaacttttttaattttttaagacTTTGCTCCACTCCCTAGCCTCAAACTCAAACTGTATCTCcaaattgaaacaattttggtttttcaaactCATTTCACTGTTTCTTGATGCATTTGGGCATCTCTGATTCTCCAAAAAACACACATTGAGTAAGGGTGGGTGCGTGAGTGCTTTTTTTGCGGGGtgaagggggagggggaggggaaggTGGAGGGGGAGGAAGAGTGGGAAGGCGGATTATGACGCTATAAAATCTCCAGTGCAGACTTGGGGCCTTCCATTCACGAAGAACGCGAGAATTTTGAgtaaaacttgaatatctagGCTTCCAAGTCTTTAATTGTACACTGCCTATGTGTATACAGCCTCACCAAGCAAAGAACAAACTAAAATCAACTCACCTGGAGAAGTTCTTGATGGAAGTAAAACTCGTCTGGTTTAGGACCCTCATAAACACTGCTAGTAATAACATTGCCTTTCTTTACACCAAAAAACTGCTTCACCTTCTGACGGAAGCCCTCGCTAACATTCTGCTTTGACATAACCTTCACCACAGACacgtttttttcaattatataTTTGATAGAAGCAGTTCAGTGAAGACCagcggccattttgaacaATAATAACCCCTCAGCCCTCATCGGTAAGAGATAGATGACAAAATATATACTCTCTGGGAGCCACAGGGGAATAATtggtaatttcaaaatggaagaAGCACTTTCGAAATTAAGTAGGAAACTTTCTCCAAATAAAGAACCAGACAGCGATAGAGAGCTTGTTAGATATGTCGTGAAAGCGATGtaagtctttttttcttttttttttcctttcaatttctGAAAAGGTTTTAAACTACCGAAAAGTCGACGGTATCATCATTGCAGTTCTTGTTAAGTTCAAGTCTCGTTTTGTTCACAGGGCTCTGGAGGCCTGCTCTGAGGAGAACGCTGCccttcaaaaatgttttcaacaaaGCTGGTACCCTGTTTGTTTGAAAGAACAAAATGAATATTGGAACTGCTATCGCAAAGCAACTGTAAGTATTCTTCAAGCTTCTTGGTCACTCGGCTATAGTCGGTTGAAATGAACGAAGAGCTTCTAAGCTCATTTTCAAGAAGCTTTTCACGCGATTTCTACCGCTTTTCCACTTCACTGTAGTTTCCCGCTGGACCCCGTGTGCATCAAATCTTGTGGACAGCCCCCCTGAAGTGGTGTATTTAAGAGGAGCGGGATGCATGGATGGCCAGCATATTTTTTCAGATTGTTTCTATtttgaattcaacaaattgtAACAGCACACGaccgtagttactaaaagaaggaacagcctacaaccacctaaaaccacctacaaccatcaaaaggtggttgtaggtcgttCCTTTTTTTAGTAACTACGAGCACACGACCGCTAGTGAAGAAAGACTGGAAGTAAATGCATGTAACCCATAGGGCCATACAACTGGCTTATCCTCAGTGTAAGCACCTGTCAAAAGAGGCAAGAGACCAGTAAGAAGTAACCAAACCCCAGCACAAGCTAATGAAACAATGAAGAAAtatcacaggttcttacaaGGAGGTACTATAAGTAGTACAACCGGAATAGCTTAACTATTTCATTTCATGTCTCTTTGCTGGTTAGATCTTTGATGATCTTTGTTTACAGTATCACAAAGAATTACAACCTAGACCTCTAAACATTGTGGCTTGGTGACACATAGTCATCAACCACCTactccccccacccccccttTAAATAACATTGGATCTGGCATCCCATCCCTGAACACGATATTAGATTCCAGATGTACCATTGACCACTTTGATAATGGAAGCTAAATTTTAATGTTCTTTAGTTTcgatgctaataagccttgcTAACCTTGCTGGGGTTTGGTTGTACCGCACACCGGTAGCTCAGttagttgagcatcgggttacCATGCGGGAAGTTGTGAGTTTGACTctgaccggaccaacactcagggtcttaaaaataactgagtagaaagtgctgcctttgtaattacatgcaaatggttagactttcaagtcttctcagataaggactataagccggaggtcccgtctcacaacccttgttgtaaataactgtgggacgttaaagaacccacacactattcgtaaggagtagggcatggagttcccggtgttgtggcctggcctttacccaagtcaaaaacatctggcttggctgctgtgctccgggatcattcatgaccgtttggcggcagccagaggcgcctttcatatgcattcggccgatcccgttgagctgcgcccttcgtAATTCAGCCTGcgggctgcaagtaagggtgattagcagacatACTTACTTACTAACCTTGCAGTCATGgccaaaattcaaaagcaAAGTGAAACCAAAGTGAGGTGCATAAGTCTAATTAGCATTAAAACGATGGAATAATAAATATGCTGTCATTTTGTAAATGGTCTATTATATCTTAAACGTCTGTTGAAATGTTAATGAACATGCCAGCTGTGGCAGCAGTAGATAAAATCTAATTGATTTAGTCAATTTGATAATCTCAGTGAAAAGATAATACCCCTGAAGTACAGCCATACCAACACGAAAAAGTAGTGGTCTTGGtctgttcattaaaaaaaaaacatggtttGAAAGTAGCAATAGTTTATTTGAATAAGTGTTACAACTTTAGAAGTTGAATTCAGAATCACAGAAGGCAAATCCAGCCAAAGCACCTTAATGTTCTCTCGGCCAATTGCCACCTCACACCAAGGAATagtacttttttttatgaagcAGATTAAGTGAAAGGTGTGCATCtggtaaacaaacattacTCTGTCACATTTTGTCTCCCTCAGCAATTGTGCAAgagtcattttctttgttgagCCAAACATCATCtttacttttgcacaaaactgAGTAATATTGAGCCAATCATTTTGTAATCTTTACTCCTTTAACTTCCAGATCAGATTGAGAAAGCACTATGACGTTTACTGATGGAGTTACAAAAGTTTACTCTTTGCATGATGGTGGTATGGCAACGTATTGCTGTCCAATGGGAAATGAAGGCAGCAAataatttctttcctttagCAATACCAGTCACTTGTTTACAAGAGATGTGATACCAGCTATGGCTCATACACAATCTAGCACTTAGTAGACAAATTCATGAGGTGTAACTCCTTAAAAACACTGTCATAAGctatattttatttcaattaaaagTCCTGCTGGTTTGTCCTTCTGTATACCAACAGCCAATCCATCTATGGGACCAAGCTCTATTCCTGGGTTGTCGATCTCAGGCATCCGTGGACAGTGGCATATTGTACAATGTTGACTGGACTGGATTAGTAGAACTCTGACTGGACTTGAAAACGTGGACTAGCAAATCACTTTTGTGTGTTTATGTAATCATTAGataggtttttctttttggttatGAACAACTAACTGTAACTTGAGAatctttttcatatttgatgaCAAAAGTaatgtgttgtttttattagACATTTGTTGAGTACAGTTTGCAAAAGAAGAATCCTGTGACTCCTGTctacaaataaaagaataaaactcTAGATAGATAGCATCCATATATTTAAGCTATTTACCTTCATGGAAAGTAGATGGAAAGTAGATGAAAGTCTTGGCGCCCTGTGAGTCTGATGCATTCCCTTTACGACGCAATGCCGTTCTTGAAACCTCATGACTCCTCAAGAAAACAGACATGTTAGGcgatggaatttttctttaagggTGAAACGGCTAGTCAAAAAGGCTTTGCATGGGGGTGCAGTTTTCTTACAAGTCGTTTGTCTTCTCTGTCACAAGACTTATTTCTCGCTGTTGCATTGCTTGTTTTGCAGGTGAAATTGGTGGTaatatggtttttttttctcagatcAAGTGTTTTGACTGTTTGTGAATTTGAACACTTTGTCATTTacatttctcaaattcattaataattcatgaagagaaaacaaaagaaatcacaaccgtgaaggaggtttggacatatgtgatcctaattatcataaaattcggagaagttttgctttgattttctcccagaattatcaatgctttgagaagctatatcaaacactcgaaagagtttttcatcagatatccgaACACTTCGAAGCTGGTtaaaaaaactcggctgcgcctcgttttttcaacccacttctcagtgtttggatatctgatgaaacactctttcgagtgtttgatatattacttgTCACATTCGccacaaaaagaaagcataAAGCCCTGAGATATTTTGTTCAACTTTGGAGGAGTGACTCAGTAAGAGAAAATAGAGACAGAAAGTAATCCCGTTACAACGActcacaaaacaaacagcacGAGTCccaataaacaaacaacttCTTGAATTAGCTCAACAAATTGTTatccacttgttgaagaaactcaCCCCAGTCAATGACATCAGCGGCGTGTTGTATTTAGAGGACCCtatgtggatattttctccacgaataGGGGAATAACTTCAGTTCCAGGCTAGCTGCGCATGtgccaacaaaataccaaagcaacgGTGTACAACACtgtactagagtaaactgACTTAGGCTTTTCCGCGTTTATATTGAAAGTCTTACAATGTCTTCACAGGAGCcgccgaaaaagaaatccaaaccaGGTGACGGACTAGTTTGTTTGTACAGCGAATGCACGTGCGTGGATGTCATGTATTATGTGCCAGTTTGCACCAGcgcgtaccatatggaaaaCACAAGATTTATAATGGCTCTGAACTATAAATAACAGTGTTTttgcaagagcgcatgcgcaatcgtTAAACATGCACCACCGTaagacacacttgaacgtaccatatggaggaaataactagaatgctgttgtatatatagaaattgctaccaattattaatcgagctgagtggacgaaagggttctgtcacatatggtctaggggccgacatttctctccctccctgcctggcgacaggtatctgaaacttggctccaaaagcgacctccgggccgaaatctcggggagcatcgttcggtacgacgctctggcaccatgtccagaggtactgttgcttcggtattttgttggcgcatgcgcagctaccctGAAACGGAAGTTATTCCCTtattcgtggagaaaatatccacataGGGTCCTCTAAATACAACACGCCGCTGACGTTATTGACAGGGGCGAGTTTCTTCAAAAAGTGGATGACGATTTGTTGAAATCTTGCTTGAGGTGTCGAAAACAAGTAGGGAAGACTTTTATCGTGGGTAAAACCATGCACTAGTGACATAGAGCCTGGTGTAGTCGAATAAACAATCCGAATCAAAGAACATcccggaagtgaaaatgatttggggCCATCGACAACAATACCTGGCAAACTGGAAACGACAAAGACACAACTCAGCCCTCCAGATCAAGTCAAGGCTTTGTAAACGTATCAGATAGTCCATACCAGccgaagaatttcaaagaccttCGGGAGTAAGAatccaacaaaaagatcatttcGAACAGCATGATTTGAACGATTTAAGTGGTTGCATCATGACGAGAGAAGGGATGCGGCTTTTGGCCACACTTGTTTGAAAGCACTTCAGAGCGGAATGCTAACTTCATCTAATGCAGGCCCAGCTTTTACGAAAAATGGATTTTCAAACTAAGAAGTATTTCAAAAGCACGAATCGTCTGATTCGCATGTGGAGGCAGTTGCAAGATATGTCACGGCACCCGCAACAGTAATAGGTGATATTGGTGATTTGCTATCCGAACGACATGCATTAGTAAGAGCAAGAATAGAAAGATTGTGCTCTCAATCCTGTCTAACATCCGATACTTAGCGCGACAGGCTTTGCCAGGACTGGAACACTGAAACAATCTCTGAGGAGAACTCCAATTTTCATCAGCTGCTGAAACTACGGGCTCAAGAAAATCCAGAGATCATTGAGTGGCTTCGGAAAAGAGATGAAAAATACACATCACCAGAGATTCAGAATGAGCTGCTTGAGGCAATGGCTCTTGGCATGGTGCGGCAAATATCTGCGAACATTCAGAATGCGACGTTTTTCACGATTATGGCTGACGAAACAGTAGATGTTTGTAACAAGGAACAACTAGTTATTTGACTTATTTGCATTCGGTGGGTTAACGACTGTTTTGTGATACACGAAGATTTCAGTGCAATGCATCCTTTGATAAGAGCAAATGCAGATCAAGTAGCAGCAATATTAAAGAATGCCCTACTGCgaataaatttaaacatcCAGCGTGCCTGTGGGCAGTCTTGTGATGAAGCAGCGACGAAGGCAGACAAGAAAACTGGAGTAACGGAAAATGCTTATACACGCATTGTTATGGACATGCGTCAAATCTCGTTGTCGCTGATGCCGTAAAATCAGTTCAACGCGTCAGTGATTCACTTGACACAGTACGCGAAATTGGAAAGCTGGTTAAAAACACAAAGTTAGACAAAATATGAGCCGAGGCAAAAATGAGTCACGTGGTGAACATACATTTTGCCTTACGAGATGGACTGTGCGTGGCGAGGCATTAGCAGCAGTTATCAATAATCGCGCTGAACTAATGAAACTATGGGACTGGTCGCTAACTGTGTCAAAAGACgcagaaatgaaagcaagaaTCCGAGTTGTTAAAGTATGATCACAACGTTcgatttttattttggttgtaCCCTGGGAGAGCAGCTTCGGAAGTAGACCGACAACCTACGTAGGTCGCGCCTTGCAAGATTCATCCACCTCAGCTGCTCAAGGTAAAAGACTTACCCAGGATGTGGTAAAAACCTTACTGAAAGATCGGACTGATATCGCCTTTAGTCTTTTTTGGGCTCGGATCTTACAGGGCAAAACTACAGAGATTCAGGCCATTGAGGATCCTAAGTTACACAGGAAGGGAAAAGCACCAGTCAGGACACCCACCACTTTCTTGAAACTCCCAAAGACCATTACAAACGAATGTACTTTAATTGCGATAGATACGGTAACGCAATGTGTCGCCACGACACATCGCCAGAAATTCAGGACATTTGAGCCTGCCCAGTACAGCGtatatctttcgaaaacaagatggcggcaaTGACTCGTAAGAGAGCGAATTCCTCGGTGGAATATAGGAATTTACACATGTTATCCCCTGTAGTGTTATTATCCTCTTTagtgttattactattacaacaggaatatatttttcacctACAAGAGATCAAAAACCCCGCGGTTTTGGTATTAACCGTTGTCCGCTGTGCTTTGCTTCAGGCTCATGACGGGCTCATATTCCACTGCCGAAAGAGCGGTAAATCTAATCGGCTTGTGCCACAAAAAAACCCACTgaccaaaataaaagaaaggcGAGGAAACAAGCTTTTCAAAAATGTCTTTGGAATCGAATTCGGTGCATGTTTCGCCGAGATATGGCCTTTTGAATTCTGCATATTTTAAGGACTTTATGGAAGAATCAGCATGGAAATTTCgccgtttcttcttttgtgggattttcaatcgaagaaaatatacatgaaagtgAATCTAAGAGGACTCTACTAGCGAAGGCAAGTAAGTTGAATATGTATATTCACAACATCcacttgcacattttttccatcaagcTTATTTCGCCAGTAATCGCGGTTTATAAACAAACGGTTTTCCCGATTTCGTTAAATTGTCCCACGATTCCTTACAAAAAATTCGGCGGCTACCCTTGgaagaaaatcgaaaaaaatatacatgaaagtgGTTTACTTTGTTGTAATCTTTACATAGTTAGCCCCATACTATAACAACCTATTATGGTTCAGttgcaaatttttattttctttgagtcttaaagagatatttgccatttttctcgaATGCCCATACAAATCTCTGGACACTTCGGCGTCCTGATCAGTCTCCAGGTTGCCGCGCGTAACCGCGCGTGGTGTCTCGTGTCCTAAATTTCTGGCGTTGAGCAAGAAGACTTTAAAATTTACGTGAACATACAGGAGATCTTATTGAAGTCTTTTGCCATTGAGCGATGTGACACTGAGCTAGCCGAAGTGGTGAAATTTGGATTCTTTCAAGTTAAAAGGGCAACTTTAGCTTTTACCATAGACAGCAGAGTCAATGGGGTTTGACACTTAAGAATTTGACGTCGAAATTTCTACTCTGGGAAAGCTGTTACTCGTCATGCCAGCAACCAATGCCGTTGGTGAAAGATCGTTTTCAGCTTTAAGGCAGGGGAAGACGTATTTAAGCTCAACAACGGGAGACTCTAAACTGAACCACTACATGATTTTGCATGTTCACAAGGACGGAACAGATGCTCCCACCCTTGTAGACGCAGCTAATGACTTCGTTGGGGAGAAAGAAAACCGAAAGCAattgtttggaaaattttccgCGAACGATATCCCAAGGAAGTTCTCTATTTCGTCAAAGTCAACACAAACGGAAAATTAGAGACAAGAACAAAAGGTATTGGAAACAAATGTAGTGATCTGACATGTACTAACATATACGCTTTAACCGAAGGACCGAagccggggggggggggggagttaACGTGAGCAGATCGCTcggcccccccccccccccagtcATTTCATGCTTGCTACGGACCTGCTTGTTGATATTCAGGTGGAGGTATCAAAAACTCTCTTCCTCAACTGATACAGCGCCTCTCATTTATATGTAAACGCTAATTTCAGATTCATCGACAACTTCGAAGGAAGATGCAATTAGTCTCACATTGAAAATCTCAGGTAACAATTATAGCTTAAAGACATGAATTCCAACAAGCataaaaaagtaacaaaataaCCTCGTGACCTCTTGTAGCCTTCACCAGAAGAACTCCTGGTTGTTTTTCGGCCATGACTGAAGCAAGAATTCTTAACTTTGCATAGCATCAAAATAATCTCTTGAAATATGCATTTGGAAGTGTCATAAAACTCAAAAAATTCTAATGTTACATTTAAAATCCAACATGAAAGGGTCCTGGATggagttgtttttcttttgttttttgtttattcaatATTTATCCAGGGGCATCCAATTTAGCAGAGCTAGTTAAATGGAGCCCTGACGTTGTTGTTGCATTCTTAGTGGGAGTTTGAAAAGCTTAAGAAATAAAACTGGATGAAATGGAGCATCTGGTTTCTTACAGTTTACttgtgttattattattattattatttttattattattaaagtttCAGTGGACCTCCTGACTTCCAATAAAATTGGTTCTTTTTGTCTGAATAGTTAATTGGAAATATGTACAGTTTAAATAGTACCAGTGACAAGTTTTAATAACCTGTCACTGCTGGATGCCTTTAGTTTGCTCTGTCTTTCTTATATTAATGGAAACATGAATGCAATATACAATGTTTACTTCTTGCAGGAAAGTAAGTTATAAAATACAGTTGGGGGTTTCTCTCTCAtttcactttttgttttgaataattaaaatgTTAAGAAGTGGAGAAGAAATCAGAAAGGAGAGGAAGGAAGGAAAGAAATAGTCTCTTCATCTAAGTGTCAAACAGTTAAAAGGCTGAGATCTTCTTCTAAACATTACTCAAAAAGTTATCTATGAGATTAACAGTGCATGAACTGACAGCTATTGACTGACATTGGAGTCTTTTCAATTATGAAGTAAGTTGCAGTTTCCATGtcgagtttttaataatattttgtttcaaacttgACGTACTTCTCGCTCAtttgaagtaaaaaacaacaaccaaGAGGCCTTAAATACTGAAAAGAcactttattaaaaaaaaaaagttaaagatgtttttttgcatgatATTTGATTTTTCTCAAGATTTCGTTTAGTTTCAAATTTCACTCTAGCAAAGCTCAGCAGGTTTTTCTAGAGGGTTTGGGCCTCGTTTTCGCGTACGTCGCTTCAAGTCCGCTCGGCCTCCTAAGAATGCATAACCATGATTTTCTACTTGCTTTTCTTGACGCAACCCGTTTTTCCATTATCACACTACATATTATCTGTAGAACGCACTTCCGAATCTTTGATTACTTCTAGTTTATTTCTAATCATTTTGAGGTAATTTCCTGACATTGGATCCTAGCgttatggaaaccaaagtgGAGCCATTGAGGGAGTCAATAAGTCTCGACCAAAGCAAAGCAACTTTCTTTCCAAGTTGGAAAACATTTGCAGAAAATACAACCTTTCATGGACTGAAAAATACTTTGAGCAATAACAAGCGCAACAGTTTTCGCCGGTTGATTTGGATATTTTTCCTCTGCGCCTCCACTGTTTCTTTTGGTTATTCTGTCGTACGTTGCTTGTTGAGGTTCTCTTCGTTTCCAATTCATACCATCTTAACAAATGAAATAAGCAAACCTGAAGATGGAATGGAATTCCCTGCGGTGACAATCTGCAATTTGAATAACGTTATGAAATCCAAGCGAGATGCAGCCGATGACGACAGAAGATTCACAGAGTTAGGGTTGAACGTGAGTGGATGCCACGAAACACGCGAGGTTCGTGGCAACATGACTTGTGGTCAAGCATTCATGTGTGCATTCTATGGGTTGACAATGATTCCTGGCTGTGACAATACAACAAAGCAGAAATTAACGAAAGCTTTAATGAACTCTTCTATGAACAAGGAAGAGATCTACAGCAAATATGGACACGATCTCTTCGACTTAACCTCTAATCTTCGTCGCTGTGAATtccaagaaactgaaaaaaagtgcaCCCCGAAAGATTTTGTGTCAAGCATCACAACGGATGGATTATGTTTCACATACAATTCTGGCCTAAATAATTTCTCGGAGGCTTATCGCACAACATTCGCGGGTCCTCGGCTCGGGTTAAATATTCTTCTTGACgtacaaacaaatgaaacaaccTACTACCCTGAGTCCGCGATTGAACTAAACGTCATCATCCACGCTCAAAGGACAGTTGTCAATCGGCTTCAAGGCTTCAACGTAATGCCAGGAACTCATGCGACGATTGGAGTGAAGTTGATTAAGGTGAAACATAAGGACATTTTGAATTCAATTTCCTTCCTTACAATCACTGGATAACTTAGCAGATATATCtctttagtatttaccaaaacagtcgatagcaattttcgcgcgttttgattggctcccgtaacttggaatatccttggatattcactgttttgcgaacggagagaaaaatggcgcgtcgtttcgcgaaagtttcagaggAAGAAAatgtggccattaatgaagcggcatttttttatccatcagatttggtaaatactaaaacaactatcccccctcagggtcggtgaagagcggtggatatatacctcgacgcttcgcgtctcggtatatatccaccactattcacctctcCTTCGGGgtatagttgtatattattatagAAACACCAGTGAGAtgagctttcccgcgaaaacgTCATATCTTTAtacgtgaagataacatgttatcttcacacgagaagagatcaccgtcgttatggttacataataaatcgcgcctttgaaagcaagctggttcggtatttcactggtgtttatataataaacagaatattacatactcgcttatggatatgaattttatcttctcgtgttcaactcgatatctcaggagtgagcgcagcgaactcatgagatatcgagttgaccactcgaagataaaattcatatccacgcgcgggcatgtaatatcctctaatGAATGATAGATCTAGAGGGCAACCAGAAGTGCGCTAGGTCGCGGGGCTTGTTCGCAGCCAATTGATCTGCTTCCTGCTACTGgcaattattaatttgttgagTTGATGatgttcagttttcttttgttgtttcaatGGTCCTGAAAAGCTACAAAAGGGAGAGATCAATCTAAGTGCGCAATTGCATCAGTTATATACTATCGTGTGCCCAG is a window of Acropora palmata chromosome 11, jaAcrPala1.3, whole genome shotgun sequence DNA encoding:
- the LOC141897241 gene encoding uncharacterized protein LOC141897241 produces the protein MEEALSKLSRKLSPNKEPDSDRELVRYVVKAMALEACSEENAALQKCFQQSWYPVCLKEQNEYWNCYRKATIRLRKHYDVY